A genomic stretch from Chryseobacterium sp. SNU WT5 includes:
- the msrA gene encoding peptide-methionine (S)-S-oxide reductase MsrA, which produces MKNILTLLALIFGVGIFAATGFSCSKAKMKNVVENKQEEINMEGKNIKEIYFAGGCFWGTEHLFQLVRGVVATEVGYANGKIENPTYEQVISHSTGFAEAVKVKYDADEVDLPLLISLYFKSIDPTTIDRQGNDVGDNYRSGIYSTDATTEAIVKAEVAKLAKNYTKPVVVETIPLENFYKAEDYHQDYLINNPNGYCHVPLSVFEEAKNANPLPTAKK; this is translated from the coding sequence ATGAAAAATATTTTAACCCTATTGGCATTGATCTTTGGAGTTGGTATCTTTGCTGCAACAGGTTTTTCCTGTAGCAAAGCTAAAATGAAAAATGTTGTAGAAAATAAACAAGAAGAAATTAATATGGAAGGTAAAAACATAAAAGAAATATACTTCGCAGGCGGATGCTTTTGGGGTACAGAGCATTTATTCCAACTCGTAAGAGGCGTTGTTGCGACTGAAGTTGGATACGCAAATGGAAAAATAGAAAACCCAACTTACGAACAGGTCATCAGTCATTCTACAGGTTTTGCAGAAGCAGTAAAGGTAAAATATGATGCTGACGAAGTTGATTTACCGTTGTTGATTAGTTTATATTTTAAATCGATTGATCCAACAACTATTGACCGCCAAGGAAACGATGTCGGAGATAATTACAGAAGCGGAATCTATTCTACGGATGCCACTACGGAAGCAATTGTAAAAGCAGAAGTAGCGAAATTGGCTAAAAACTACACTAAACCGGTTGTTGTAGAAACGATTCCTTTGGAAAATTTCTACAAAGCTGAAGATTACCACCAGGATTATTTAATCAATAATCCGAATGGTTATTGCCACGTACCACTGTCGGTCTTTGAAGAAGCAAAAAATGCTAATCCGCTGCCTACAGCGAAGAAATAA
- the alaS gene encoding alanine--tRNA ligase has protein sequence MTSQQIRQQFLDYFKEKGHQIVPSAPIVLKDDPTLMFSNSGMTQFKDYFLGYKVPSNVRIADTQKCLRVSGKHNDLDDVGRDTYHHTMFEMLGNWSFGDYFKKEAIDFAWELLTEVYKIPKENLYVTIFEGDASENLDRDQDAYDFWKTHISEDRIINGNKKDNFWEMGESGPCGPCSEIHIDMRTAEEKAAVSGLDLVNNDHPQVVEVWNLVFMEFNRKADGSLEKLPKQHVDTGMGFERLCMALQGKTSNYDTDVFTPLIAKVEELSGQKYTGILEDDKDIAIRVVVDHIRAVAFAIADGQLPSNGGAGYVIRRILRRGISYAYRFLGMKEAFLFELVGVLKNEMGSFFPELVKQEKLVTEVIREEENSFLKTIEHGLKRIDLIINDTISKGQKTLSGVDVFELYDTYGFPADLSRIIAEEKQLTVDEQGFEEEMNKQKQRSKKSSAQKVYDWVVLEEKTETFVGYDQTETETYITRYRKIENKEGEFFQIVLAKSPFYPEGGGQVGDKGILIPSYTEGFAISNPSIFDITDCSEVIEVLETRKENNLIVSLIKELPKDAGAVFYAKVNESERKNTQANHSVTHLLHEALREVLGSHVEQKGSFVSPDYLRFDFSHFSKMNEEELKIVEEKVNAKIKENIALQEFREIPITEAMEKGAMALFGEKYGDKVRMIQFGSSKELCGGTHVRNTGEIGHFKIQNESSTAAGIRRIEAISGDQSAKYYRNLEIQLKEISSLLKSKDLTKSVEKLIEENTSLKSEIESLKKAKAKSETANWINDFVVRDDKKLLVKKVSLDAGSVKDIVFQLKKDVENSVIIIISDADGKPMITVGVSADLESKYHAGNIVRDLAKEIQGGGGGNPGFATAGGKNLAGVENAYQKALSL, from the coding sequence ATGACTTCACAACAGATACGCCAGCAATTTCTTGATTATTTTAAAGAAAAAGGACACCAAATCGTGCCCTCTGCACCGATTGTTTTAAAAGACGATCCTACCTTGATGTTCTCGAATTCCGGAATGACGCAATTCAAAGACTACTTCTTGGGCTATAAAGTTCCATCAAATGTGAGAATTGCAGATACTCAAAAATGTTTGCGAGTTTCTGGAAAACATAACGATTTAGATGATGTTGGTCGTGATACCTATCATCACACCATGTTTGAAATGTTGGGAAACTGGTCATTTGGAGATTACTTTAAAAAAGAAGCGATTGATTTTGCCTGGGAATTACTGACTGAAGTTTATAAAATTCCGAAAGAAAATTTATACGTTACCATATTTGAAGGAGATGCGTCTGAAAATTTAGACCGTGATCAAGATGCCTATGATTTCTGGAAAACTCATATCAGTGAAGACAGAATCATCAACGGAAACAAGAAAGATAATTTTTGGGAAATGGGCGAAAGTGGCCCGTGTGGCCCTTGTTCTGAAATTCATATCGATATGAGAACAGCAGAAGAGAAAGCTGCGGTTTCTGGTTTAGATTTGGTGAATAACGATCATCCACAAGTGGTGGAAGTATGGAATTTGGTTTTCATGGAATTCAATAGAAAAGCGGACGGAAGTTTAGAAAAATTACCAAAGCAACACGTTGATACCGGAATGGGCTTTGAGCGTTTGTGCATGGCTTTACAAGGCAAAACTTCGAATTATGATACAGATGTTTTCACTCCTTTAATTGCTAAAGTAGAAGAGCTTTCAGGTCAAAAATATACCGGAATTTTAGAAGACGATAAAGATATTGCAATTCGCGTTGTGGTTGATCATATCCGTGCAGTTGCTTTTGCGATTGCTGATGGTCAATTACCTTCCAATGGTGGAGCTGGTTATGTGATCCGTCGTATTTTACGTCGTGGAATTTCTTATGCTTACCGATTTTTAGGAATGAAAGAAGCCTTCCTATTTGAATTGGTTGGTGTTTTAAAAAACGAAATGGGAAGCTTTTTCCCAGAGTTGGTGAAGCAAGAGAAATTAGTTACTGAAGTGATTAGAGAAGAAGAAAACTCTTTCCTGAAAACTATAGAACACGGTTTAAAGAGAATTGATTTAATTATTAATGATACCATTTCAAAAGGTCAGAAAACCCTTTCTGGAGTTGATGTTTTTGAACTGTATGACACTTACGGTTTTCCCGCAGATTTATCGAGAATTATTGCTGAAGAAAAACAATTGACGGTTGATGAGCAAGGTTTTGAAGAGGAAATGAACAAGCAAAAACAACGTTCAAAAAAATCATCTGCACAGAAAGTATACGATTGGGTTGTTTTAGAAGAGAAAACAGAGACATTTGTTGGATACGACCAAACTGAAACAGAAACTTATATCACGCGCTATAGAAAAATTGAAAATAAAGAAGGAGAGTTTTTTCAAATCGTTTTAGCGAAATCGCCATTCTATCCAGAAGGTGGTGGACAAGTTGGTGACAAAGGAATTTTAATTCCAAGTTATACGGAAGGTTTTGCTATTTCTAATCCAAGTATTTTTGATATTACAGATTGTTCGGAAGTGATAGAAGTTCTGGAAACGAGAAAAGAGAATAATCTGATTGTTTCTTTAATTAAAGAATTACCGAAAGATGCCGGTGCAGTTTTTTATGCGAAAGTAAATGAGTCCGAAAGAAAAAATACGCAAGCGAATCACTCGGTGACACATCTTTTACATGAAGCTTTGAGAGAAGTTTTAGGAAGCCATGTTGAGCAAAAAGGTTCTTTTGTTAGTCCTGACTATTTGCGATTTGATTTCTCCCATTTCTCTAAAATGAATGAAGAGGAATTGAAAATTGTAGAGGAAAAAGTAAATGCGAAAATTAAAGAAAATATTGCGCTTCAAGAGTTCCGTGAAATTCCAATTACTGAAGCGATGGAAAAAGGAGCAATGGCTCTTTTTGGTGAAAAATATGGCGACAAAGTGCGAATGATTCAGTTCGGTTCTTCCAAAGAATTGTGTGGTGGGACGCATGTGAGAAACACAGGTGAAATCGGACATTTCAAAATTCAGAATGAAAGTTCAACTGCTGCAGGAATCCGTAGAATTGAAGCGATCTCTGGAGATCAATCTGCTAAATATTATCGAAATTTAGAAATACAGTTAAAGGAAATTTCATCTTTATTAAAGTCCAAGGATTTAACCAAATCGGTTGAGAAATTAATCGAGGAAAATACTTCGTTAAAATCTGAAATAGAATCTTTGAAAAAAGCGAAAGCAAAATCAGAAACCGCAAATTGGATCAATGATTTTGTCGTAAGAGATGATAAAAAACTATTGGTTAAGAAAGTTTCTTTGGATGCCGGAAGTGTGAAAGATATCGTCTTTCAATTGAAAAAGGATGTTGAAAATTCCGTCATCATCATTATTTCTGATGCTGATGGAAAACCAATGATTACCGTTGGAGTTTCTGCAGATTTAGAATCAAAATACCACGCTGGAAATATCGTTAGAGATTTAGCGAAAGAAATCCAAGGCGGTGGCGGTGGAAATCCAGGATTCGCAACAGCTGGCGGAAAGAACTTGGCTGGAGTAGAAAATGCTTATCAAAAGGCACTGTCACTTTAA